In Silene latifolia isolate original U9 population chromosome 6, ASM4854445v1, whole genome shotgun sequence, the genomic window atgatttttttttcttcaaacatGATTATAAATATATATTCCAAAATTAGTTATAGTGTTCATTTTTGTATCTAATTATTTGCAAAACAATATTTACACAAAATATTCGCACACTCAGAAAATTGAGTAAAGGTaacgtaaaaaaaataaaaaaaataaaaaaaaaaaaaaaaaaaaaaaaccaaggaTGAGCTAATAATATACCTTCCAAAAAAATAAAGCTGGCAAAATGAAAGAAAACAATAAGTAGCTAAAATGATGGATCATATTACACTTGGTTCTCTTACATCTCCTCAATTTGTTTACGATCCTtcccttaattttttttttcttttgcaatTAAGACAATTTATTGGTTTATTTCTTTTTTCTGTAACTCAGTTTATGGCAATGGTAGAAAATAAAAAATATTGAAAAAAAATAACAATTTACTCAtagaaaatacaaaaaaaataataataaagtggcGGCCGCCAAACAACGGCCGGTGCTTCCTCCATGGTAGATGGTGTCTTCCTCTCTTGTTCTTGCTCTGCGATCTCTTATCTATAATTTCTAGTTGTTGACGTTGAATTTTAACGTATGTTTTTAATTTAATTACGATTTGTTTCTGATTACCAGCGATGATTTCCTTTGAATACACATCTGTCTAGAATTGGTGATGAATAATTAATGGTTACGATCATAGTTATCGGTGATTAACAAATCCCCTGGATGAATAACATTTATTACTCACCGATACATTTTCATGTATGATCTACCTTATATTCATATAATCCTATATAAATAATTTATGTCTTATAAAAATCGTTTTCATCCAATCCTTGTTCTTTTAATGTAATTAAAATTTGTTTCAGGTTACCAACGATATTACTTTGAATACGCATTCGTCTGAAATTGGTGATGATGATTTACTTTGAATACACATTCGTCTAAAATTGTTGATGAATTATTATTGGTTATGATCATAGTTATCGGCGATTAACAAATCTCTTAGATGAATAACATTAATTATTCACGATACATTTTCATGTAGGATCTATGTAGATTCATATAATCCTctatataattatataaataattaagTCTTGTAAAAATCATTTTCATCTAGTCATCTTTCTTCATGCAAAAAATTCCCTCAACAAATTTGATGTTTAAGTACTTGTTGCATGAATTTGACTACTTCTAATGAATGACTTGTTCATTTTTGTTTCAGATATTAATAGCCAAATTATACATGTTTACCTCTGCATAAAAGACAGGGATTTCATATATTTACCTTCAGTTCCCTCTTAAAAAAAAAAGCATTTGGTGACGGAATGTTGGGTGGGCCTGGATGTATGGCAAACCCAACAGGGTTACCAAATACCCAAATCGCGGTGGGTTGTCCAGGGCCAGCACCACTGCCACCGAAAATCCCTGGCTCAATTCGGGCAGAGAACCATACCCCTCCGCCAAGGCCGAGTTCTACAGATGTGCTATCAGAAGAAGTACCTTCCTGGTTTGAGGATCTCCTGAATGAGCCTGATTCCCCTGCAAATAAGCCTCATCGGCGTTCAGCAAGTGAACCTTTTGCCTACTTAGCTGTAACCGGCAACATTATGAATGGGCCTGGTTGGACTGTTCAGGCTCCCCATTGGCCCACTTTTGTTAATGGGCCCACCAGGAAGCCAAATCAGGCCCACGGCCGGGACAGGTTGCGAAAATCAGCAACAAGTTCAGGGCAGTTATCCAATGGGATAAAGGATTCTGAGGAAAATGCTGATGCACCAGCAACTGAAGGACAAAACCAAGGTGATGGGTCTGAAAATTCGTCAGGAGGAAGCGATTCTTCTCAAATGAAGCTGCCTTGTGCACCCCGGCCTGATGCTAAACGGAAACAGTAAGAGTTTGATGTTATTGTTTTATCAGTCTAATCTACTTCATTTAATCTAGGTTCTAAAATGCTGCAATTTGGCAGGCATAATGCTAGAAGGTCACGCGTCCGGAAACTTCAATATATTGCAGAACTGGAAAACAATGCTCATGCTTTACAGGTTATGTAATTTCTAAGTCACCTGTTTAAATGTTCTCTGAATCATACGGCTTATTCACGGTATTTATCTTCATTGCAGATGGAAGGTGCTGAAGTTTCAGCTCAGTTGGAATTTCTTGATCAGCAGAATATGATACTCGCAATGGAGAATAGAGCCCTTAAACAACGTCTGGAGAGTTTGTCGCAAGAGCACTTCGTCAAGTCACGTAAGTATACCTAGCAATATTTACCAACCTGAATGACCATACCCACGACCTAGAAATGACTGAACGACTTGCGACCAACAATGACAGAACAAAAAACTGAGATGAACACAAACTAAATGACTCGAATTTGTTATGGACCAAATGACATGTAAGTACCCTTTCCCATATTAGAAAAAATATAAGAATTTGGAAGACTAAATGTCCGAAAAATGTCAGTTGAACAGGAACTGTTGGATAGAGAACTAGCCAGACTACAGTATTTGTACCATCTTCAGAATGTGAAGCAGCATCAGCAGCGGCAGAGACAGAAACAAGCTGCTGCTCATCGTCGTGGGCGCAGTTGTGATATTGATTCTCAGTTTGCTAAACTCCATTTACATCCTCCACAACCTGTTCCTACTAGCAATGGGTTTAAAGAGCCCCAAAGGTTACCACTTTTCACTGCTTTTTAACTCCGCAGTAAATCTCGTACAAGACTGACATGGTCTCGTACAAGAATTTTTACTGAAACAGATCTGCAAATATTGTTAGTTCGACATTTGAGTGTTCTGATTACATATTTACGAAATCTCAGGAACCGGTGACTCCTGGTTTGCGTCGATCAAGAATGTTTATATGGCATTTACTAGGAAAATAACAAAGAATCAAACCGGACTCGAAGAGGATTGCTCCACTAGGTTAAACTGTTAGGTGTTATAACAAATTTGTTGGTACAATCCATTGCCATTTGCCCTATGTATATTGTTGAAGATCTCTAGCTTCCTGCTTAACCGAAAGATTTAATTCCTAGGGGAAGAGGGGTCATAGTTGTATGTTGATTAGTAGTAAATGTAGTTTTGTTAAACATATGTATATGGATCAAGTTTGTCGTTTATTCGAGTATTTAGAATTCAGATGGGTCGACTTAGTCTCGCTTTACACCCACTGATGACAGGTCCGAAACCCTAATGGGTACATTTCGTATTCACTTGAAATCAGGCACTTAAAAGGATCCTCCTGCTATGACGCGAAAAACAACAGCATATTTCCTCTATCCACtcggagaaaagaaaaagaaaaaaaaaaaaaacaggagcTGATAGTTTTTCGTTGCAGGACGACGATATGAACAGGTGATTAAAAACTGCTTGAGACAGAGTATCATGATTTCCAAATCAGTGTAGTTTACAGGAATGATTTTAGTAAGATAACAAATAGGCTTTACAAACCCATCTAAATCCCTAACGATTACTAACTGCTGCAAACAGAAGCGGAAATTCAGTTTCAAGAGAATGCAGCAATTCTCAGTATCTGGCATCTCAGTATCTGGAGTAAATAAGAACCTGAATTGTTGCCGGGTTTGTCAGAGTTAATGGATGTAATGTGACAACTGAAGCCAGAACGCAGCTTCTCAGAAACATTTCCGGTGAACAACAGCAGGACCATTTTCGTCATAATCTGCCTTGGTTACATGCTGGTTTTGTGGGAAGACAACTTTGGCAAGTATTGCACCGCCTACCCACGCAGAAAACTGGGATAAATTATCCGGCATGTATTCAGGAGCCTGTCATTCAAGTATTTACAAAAAAAAGACCATAAAATTGTTAGATGAATGCTTTGAAATTTGAATTACTTGGTCGAAAAAATGTCAAAGAAACTAGGACAACAAGACCAACAAAATTACCTTCACTACCGAAGGATGAATAGCTGATGGGCTCAGGTTCGCTTCCTTCTGAAACCTATTCTCAAAACCTACAAGACCACCCAGTAACAACAGTCCTAAAATGATCACTTAAGGCAAACGTAATGCAAGTACATTCATACGAAGTTGAAAACATAAGATACATGGAGGATTGAAAAGATTTCGAGCGTACATCACAGTTTTAGCACTAGGAGAATCCAACAGTTCTATATAGCAGCTGAGGTACATCACAGTTTTAGCACTAGGAGAATCCAACAGTTCTATATATAATAATATGAGACGATTCCAAAATCATAGTATCATGAGACTAATGCAAATGGAGTTAATGGGGCTAATTACTATCTAATGTTAAGGCTCAATTGCAAAAGACTACGGAGTACCTATTACTTTCAATATTTTTCAAAATACTACTCCCTCCCAgtcgctataatgttccctctttcccaaaacggattattcaagtaatgttcccctttctatttttagaaacttttacccttattttattcatttctctctcctatcaccaaaccccacacaactcttttactcctattttattactttcctttatgttttggccccacaatttttatttaactactaataattcatccctctctcctactagagctggcaagtctgacccgacccgagtgacccgacccgaacccgagcaaacccgacccgacccgaacccggaaatattgtgacccgaaaccgacccgacccgacccgatgacgacccgtaacccgacacgacccgattatcagtgacccgaacccgacccagacccgacccgatattgacccgacccgataatgacccgattaaattgatgacccgacaattattaagcttaattttgatcaaaatgaaagtgattttgtgtttagattgatatgtttaACTTAGTAATggattaattaaaccaaataataggttaaaaactaaatttaatggtaaaaaattataataatgcgattaagttaccggacccgataatgacccgacccaaacccgacccgacccgatacatcatttgacccgaaatgacccgacccgataacgacccgaacccgacccgactcgacccgaaagggtatgctgacccgatatgacccgaacccgatatgacccgacccgacgtgacccgacccaaacccgacccgactgacccgattgccacctctatctCCTACCACCAAcctcacacaactcttttactaatattttaatatttttccttaagtatcgtgcccatatcaaaggggaacattataacgactgggagggagtacatattatatttattttttcaaattacTACCTACGAAGCTACAACTTTTCCTAAGTTGCAACCCAATACCTAGATATAGGACTTAATTAACCATAATTAACCATTATTAGGTGACTTTCATTGGTTTACCCCTTTTTTAATTGAATTCTATATAATCAAGTCATAATACCCTTACTCATCCTTTCTTTTTCATCCTTTTCatccacccaccaccaccctcaACATCCACCACTCTCCAACCTCACCATTATTAGTCACCACCAATCAACACCCACCACTATTTATCACACACTCAAGGTCACTACTCTTATACACTACAAACGACCATTCCAAGCTGCCTCCGATTTGATCGTATTGCCGCATAGAAACCCTTCACCGTAACCCTCACCACCACTTTCATAACCACATGCCTTCCATTACGAGACCTAGCCCCTTAATTAGCTCATTGCCGCACCTATAGGAATCGTACTCCTTAGATCTAGGATTTTCGATTGGTAGGGATTTGAGTGCGATGATGATGGTGGTGAGACTTGGCTGGTGGTGGATACGGTTTAGGGTGTGACTGGATTAGGGTGATCGGGACGGTCTTTGGTTGCGCGCGTGGTTAGGTTGTGGTGAcgcggtggtggtggtagtgatggtggtggtggattTTTGTGGTGCTAGAAATGGTGAGGATGGGTTAAGGAGTGTTTAATGAGGGGCAAAATTGGTATAACATGTTAAAATCTGAGTTTTTGGTCATTTTACCTCAATTAAGATCGGTATAAGGTAGCAATTTGGGAAGATTAGTATTTTTGTAGGtagtaatttgaaaaaaaaaatataatatgtaGTATTTTGAAAAATCTTGAATATAATAGGTAGTATTTTGCCATTTTTCCTAATGTTAATGAGTAAGTGAGTACGCTTAAAATAAAACGGGCAGGCCGCAAATTACGTTATTAGACCCTTTTTCAAAAGACTGATTGCAACTCCCACGTCAATAGCACAAAATTCACTCTACGATAGGACACAAAGAAGTACTCATGACTTGTCGAGTTATCGGCATTAGCAAATCATACTCAGCAAGTGAAAGCGACCGAATATTTACCGTCCATGGAAGTTGTACAGCCACATAATACAGTGCTTTCCAGCAATTGCCGATGATTCTCCGAAGATACCATTAATATACAACGGACAAGTTGCTCAACAATGCCATCGGCATCTAACCCCATGATACTAGGTTGAAATAAAGCCTCGCCCACCGCATATCTTTCTTTTCCAATAGTTATTACCTACAAACATGTAAATTCATAATTCATATTTCATACCCCGAGGCAGAATGATGGAAGACATGTCATCTTTGCTTATATTACGTAACACA contains:
- the LOC141586243 gene encoding uncharacterized protein At4g06598-like; this translates as MLGGPGCMANPTGLPNTQIAVGCPGPAPLPPKIPGSIRAENHTPPPRPSSTDVLSEEVPSWFEDLLNEPDSPANKPHRRSASEPFAYLAVTGNIMNGPGWTVQAPHWPTFVNGPTRKPNQAHGRDRLRKSATSSGQLSNGIKDSEENADAPATEGQNQGDGSENSSGGSDSSQMKLPCAPRPDAKRKQHNARRSRVRKLQYIAELENNAHALQMEGAEVSAQLEFLDQQNMILAMENRALKQRLESLSQEHFVKSLEQELLDRELARLQYLYHLQNVKQHQQRQRQKQAAAHRRGRSCDIDSQFAKLHLHPPQPVPTSNGFKEPQRNR